A DNA window from Actinomadura coerulea contains the following coding sequences:
- a CDS encoding FhaA domain-containing protein — MGVIQRFERRLEGMVEGAFARAFKSELQPVEVASAVQREMDDRAAIVAQGRTLVPNDFVVEISQQDGQRLQVYADSLSQELANLAREYAKEQGYSFVGPVRVRFENAGDLATGMFRIRSGVIRGSTVEGGEIRRPVSDVPQGGRGGVFGGHPRLLVTTAVEGSDTTQRTYEINTPVTLLGRGTDCDLRLVDPGVSRHHAEIRVEGPEIALVDLGSTNGSFVNGQPIRRVTLVDGSRVTMGRTTLVFRRDRE; from the coding sequence GTGGGCGTCATTCAGCGCTTCGAGCGACGGCTTGAGGGCATGGTCGAAGGGGCCTTCGCCCGTGCATTCAAGTCCGAACTGCAGCCGGTCGAGGTGGCCAGCGCTGTGCAGCGCGAGATGGACGATCGGGCGGCGATCGTGGCACAGGGCCGCACGCTCGTGCCGAACGACTTCGTCGTGGAGATCTCTCAGCAGGACGGGCAGCGGCTCCAGGTGTACGCCGACAGCCTGAGCCAGGAGCTGGCGAATCTCGCGCGCGAGTACGCGAAGGAGCAGGGGTACTCCTTCGTGGGTCCGGTGCGCGTGCGGTTCGAGAACGCGGGAGACCTCGCCACGGGCATGTTCCGCATCAGGTCGGGGGTGATCCGGGGCTCGACGGTCGAGGGCGGGGAGATCCGCCGGCCGGTGAGCGACGTGCCGCAGGGCGGTCGGGGCGGGGTGTTCGGGGGGCATCCGCGGCTGCTGGTGACCACGGCGGTGGAGGGATCCGACACGACTCAGCGCACCTATGAGATCAACACTCCCGTGACCCTGCTGGGCCGCGGGACCGACTGCGACCTGCGCCTCGTCGACCCCGGCGTGTCACGGCACCATGCCGAGATCCGCGTAGAAGGTCCCGAAATCGCTCTCGTGGATCTAGGGTCGACCAACGGCTCGTTCGTGAACGGGCAGCCGATCCGGCGGGTCACGCTGGTCGACGGCTCCCGGGTCACGATGGGCCGCACCACTCTTGTGTTCCGCCGCGATAGGGAGTAA
- a CDS encoding FHA domain-containing protein FhaB/FipA → MSPFTLTLIKLAFLAVLWLFVIAAVGVIRADLFGSKAASKAAARASQPRPPRAARQPKPPRPQHSAQHGAPSKLVVVQGERAGTVIDLTGVPITIGRANDATLVVTDDYASSRHARLFAQDGQWIVEDLGSTNGTYLGRTKVSRPMPVPPGVPVRIGKTVIELRK, encoded by the coding sequence ATGTCCCCATTCACCCTCACGCTGATCAAGCTGGCGTTCCTCGCGGTGCTGTGGCTGTTCGTCATCGCGGCCGTCGGCGTGATCAGGGCCGACCTGTTCGGGTCGAAGGCCGCGTCGAAGGCGGCCGCGCGCGCGTCCCAGCCCCGTCCCCCCCGGGCGGCGAGGCAGCCGAAGCCGCCGCGGCCGCAGCACAGCGCCCAGCACGGCGCCCCGTCCAAGCTCGTGGTCGTCCAGGGCGAACGGGCCGGCACCGTCATCGACCTCACGGGGGTGCCCATCACCATCGGCCGGGCCAATGACGCCACGCTCGTCGTGACCGACGACTACGCTTCGAGCCGGCATGCCCGACTTTTCGCGCAGGACGGTCAGTGGATCGTGGAAGATCTCGGCTCGACCAATGGGACGTATCTCGGACGCACGAAGGTGAGCCGGCCGATGCCGGTTCCCCCGGGCGTTCCCGTCCGTATCGGCAAGACCGTGATCGAGCTGCGCAAATGA